A genomic window from Peromyscus maniculatus bairdii isolate BWxNUB_F1_BW_parent chromosome 1, HU_Pman_BW_mat_3.1, whole genome shotgun sequence includes:
- the LOC102907339 gene encoding uncharacterized protein LOC102907339 isoform X1 encodes MSVEKEVPFKASHPSAKVRSKQFRGPRGRSKARARGARSKAKAHVHRRSPPEPLCKKAPVREKEKVWAPWNGLVVIGKRVELLDRNLQKSKLWDPKLESENWKLEVVGKKISKERSTQRVDTKLPSNGGRTSQAPASLEEDSSEIWRQQENRLKTGSVSKSAEMTESEERMKSKDKLRTSGGDLRSRGDQLRQSEELETSGENLMHKREKRLSSGEKRRSVVEKTDSKEKRGSIRKKASDSGEKRGSIREKASDSGEKRGSIREKASDSGEKRGSIREKASDSGEKRGSIREKASDSGEKRGSIRKKASDSGEKRGSLREKVSDSGEKRGSLREKVSDSGEKRGSLRKKASDSGEKRGSLREKASDSGEKRGSLREKASDSGEKRGSLREKASDSGEKRGSLREKASDSGEKRGSLREKASDSGEKRGSLREKASDSGEKRGSLREKASDSGEKRGSLREKVSDSGEKRGSLREKVRSSDEKRLSREKLRSSGEKLRTGKNLRSTEDKVESNIEKVQSSEMKLEEPSLTRSGSAEEHSLTGSTTEEAPERVINVTGDESMMENMSQEMQIPSESVEGPDEGAEKGVEIDNVVVDEMEDTADESVPVEEKDTAGEDSRESGG; translated from the coding sequence ATGTCTGTGGAGAAAGAGGTTCCGTTCAAGGCTTCACACCCGAGCGCCAAAGTGCGGAGTAAGCAGTTTAGGGGCCCGCGGGGACGCAGTAAGGCCCGGGCACGGGGCGCTCGGAGCAAGGCCAAGGCCCACGTCCACAGGCGATCGCCACCAGAGCCGCTCTGCAAGAAGGCGCCAGTACGAGAGAAGGAGAAGGTGTGGGCGCCCTGGAACGGGCTCGTCGTGATTGGAAAGAGAGTGGAACTCTTGGACAGAAACCTGCAAAAGTCCAAACTGTGGGACCCCAAGTTGGAATCTGAGAACTGGAAGCTGGAAGTTGTGGGGAAGAAGATCTCGAAAGAGAGATCGACACAGAGGGTGGACACAAAGCTCCCGAGCAATGGAGGAAGGACATCACAGGCTCCAGCAAGTCTGGAGGAGGACAGCTCAGAGATTTGGAGACAGCAAGAGAACAGACTCAAAACCGGGTCTGTATCGAAGAGTGCAGAGATGACAGAGTCTGAAGAAAGGATGAAGTCTAAGGACAAGTTGAGGACCAGTGGAGGGGACTTGAGGTCCAGAGGGGATCAACTGAGGCAGAGTGAGGAGTTGGAGACAAGTGGAGAGAACTTGATGCACAAGAGAGAGAAACGGCTTTCCTCAGGAGAGAAGCGGAGgtctgttgtagagaaaacagacAGTAAAGAGAAACGGGGGTCCATCAGAAAGAAGGCCTCCGACAGTGGAGAGAAACGGGGTTCCATCAGAGAGAAGGCCTCCGACAGTGGAGAGAAACGGGGTTCCATCAGAGAGAAGGCCTCCGACAGCGGAGAGAAACGGGGTTCCATCAGAGAGAAGGCGTCGGACAGCGGAGAGAAACGGGGTTCCATCAGAGAGAAGGCCTCCGACAGTGGAGAGAAACGGGGGTCCATCAGAAAGAAGGCCTCAGACAGTGGAGAAAAACGGGGGTCCCTCAGAGAGAAGGTGTCGGACAGCGGAGAGAAACGAGGGTCCCTCAGAGAGAAGGTGTCAGACAGCGGAGAGAAACGAGGGTCCCTCAGAAAGAAGGCCTCAGACAGTGGAGAGAAACGGGGATCCCTCAGAGAGAAGGCCTCCGACAGTGGAGAGAAACGGGGGTCCCTCAGAGAGAAGGCCTCCGACAGTGGAGAGAAACGGGGGTCCCTCAGAGAGAAGGCCTCCGACAGTGGAGAGAAACGGGGGTCCCTCAGAGAGAAGGCCTCCGACAGTGGAGAGAAACGGGGATCCCTCAGAGAGAAGGCCTCCGACAGTGGAGAGAAACGGGGGTCCCTCAGAGAGAAGGCCTCCGACAGTGGAGAGAAACGGGGGTCCCTCAGAGAGAAGGCCTCCGACAGTGGAGAGAAACGGGGATCCCTCAGAGAGAAGGTCTCAGACAGTGGAGAGAAACGGGGATCCCTCAGAGAGAAGGTGAGGTCAAGTGATGAAAAGAGGTTGAGCAGAGAGAAATTAAGGTCCAGTGGAGAGAAGCTAAGGACTGGTAAAAATTTGAGATCCACCGAAGATAAAGTGGAGTCAAATATTGAGAAAGTACAATCCAGCGAGATGAAACTGGAAGAGCCATCACTAACCAGAAGTGGAAGTGCGGAAGAGCATTCACTAACCGGAAGTACAACCGAAGAGGCTCCTGAAAGAGTGATAAATGTTACTGGTGATGAAAGTATGATGGAAAATATGAGTCAGGAAATGCAAATTCCTTCTGAAAGTGTAGAAGGGCCAGATGAAGGAGCAGAGAAAGGGGTGGAAATTGACAATGTCGTGGTGGATGAAATGGAAGACACTGCTGATGAATCTGTTCCTGTGGAAGAGAAAGACACAGCTGGAGAGGACTCCCGGGAGTCAGGTGGATGA
- the LOC102907339 gene encoding uncharacterized protein LOC102907339 isoform X3: MSVEKEVPFKASHPSAKVRSKQFRGPRGRSKARARGARSKAKAHVHRRSPPEPLCKKAPVREKEKVWAPWNGLVVIGKRVELLDRNLQKSKLWDPKLESENWKLEVVGKKISKERSTQRVDTKLPSNGGRTSQAPASLEEDSSEIWRQQENRLKTGSVSKSAEMTESEERMKSKDKLRTSGGDLRSRGDQLRQSEELETSGENLMHKREKRLSSGEKRRSVVEKTDSKEKRGSIRKKASDSGEKRGSIREKASDSGEKRGSIREKASDSGEKRGSIREKASDSGEKRGSIREKASDSGEKRGSIRKKASDSGEKRGSLREKVSDSGEKRGSLREKVSDSGEKRGSLRKKASDSGEKRGSLREKASDSGEKRGSLREKASDSGEKRGSLREKASDSGEKRGSLREKASDNSGEKRGSLREKVRSSDEKRLSREKLRSSGEKLRTGKNLRSTEDKVESNIEKVQSSEMKLEEPSLTRSGSAEEHSLTGSTTEEAPERVINVTGDESMMENMSQEMQIPSESVEGPDEGAEKGVEIDNVVVDEMEDTADESVPVEEKDTAGEDSRESGG, from the exons ATGTCTGTGGAGAAAGAGGTTCCGTTCAAGGCTTCACACCCGAGCGCCAAAGTGCGGAGTAAGCAGTTTAGGGGCCCGCGGGGACGCAGTAAGGCCCGGGCACGGGGCGCTCGGAGCAAGGCCAAGGCCCACGTCCACAGGCGATCGCCACCAGAGCCGCTCTGCAAGAAGGCGCCAGTACGAGAGAAGGAGAAGGTGTGGGCGCCCTGGAACGGGCTCGTCGTGATTGGAAAGAGAGTGGAACTCTTGGACAGAAACCTGCAAAAGTCCAAACTGTGGGACCCCAAGTTGGAATCTGAGAACTGGAAGCTGGAAGTTGTGGGGAAGAAGATCTCGAAAGAGAGATCGACACAGAGGGTGGACACAAAGCTCCCGAGCAATGGAGGAAGGACATCACAGGCTCCAGCAAGTCTGGAGGAGGACAGCTCAGAGATTTGGAGACAGCAAGAGAACAGACTCAAAACCGGGTCTGTATCGAAGAGTGCAGAGATGACAGAGTCTGAAGAAAGGATGAAGTCTAAGGACAAGTTGAGGACCAGTGGAGGGGACTTGAGGTCCAGAGGGGATCAACTGAGGCAGAGTGAGGAGTTGGAGACAAGTGGAGAGAACTTGATGCACAAGAGAGAGAAACGGCTTTCCTCAGGAGAGAAGCGGAGgtctgttgtagagaaaacagacAGTAAAGAGAAACGGGGGTCCATCAGAAAGAAGGCCTCCGACAGTGGAGAGAAACGGGGTTCCATCAGAGAGAAGGCCTCCGACAGTGGAGAGAAACGGGGTTCCATCAGAGAGAAGGCCTCCGACAGCGGAGAGAAACGGGGTTCCATCAGAGAGAAGGCGTCGGACAGCGGAGAGAAACGGGGTTCCATCAGAGAGAAGGCCTCCGACAGTGGAGAGAAACGGGGGTCCATCAGAAAGAAGGCCTCAGACAGTGGAGAAAAACGGGGGTCCCTCAGAGAGAAGGTGTCGGACAGCGGAGAGAAACGAGGGTCCCTCAGAGAGAAGGTGTCAGACAGCGGAGAGAAACGAGGGTCCCTCAGAAAGAAGGCCTCAGACAGTGGAGAGAAACGGGGATCCCTCAGAGAGAAGGCCTCCGACAGTGGAGAGAAACGGGGGTCCCTCAGAGAGAAGGCCTCCGACAGTGGAGAGAAACGGGGGTCCCTCAGAGAGAAGGCCTCCGACAGTGGAGAGAAACGGGGGTCCCTCAGAGAGAAGGCCTCCGACA ACAGTGGAGAGAAACGGGGATCCCTCAGAGAGAAGGTGAGGTCAAGTGATGAAAAGAGGTTGAGCAGAGAGAAATTAAGGTCCAGTGGAGAGAAGCTAAGGACTGGTAAAAATTTGAGATCCACCGAAGATAAAGTGGAGTCAAATATTGAGAAAGTACAATCCAGCGAGATGAAACTGGAAGAGCCATCACTAACCAGAAGTGGAAGTGCGGAAGAGCATTCACTAACCGGAAGTACAACCGAAGAGGCTCCTGAAAGAGTGATAAATGTTACTGGTGATGAAAGTATGATGGAAAATATGAGTCAGGAAATGCAAATTCCTTCTGAAAGTGTAGAAGGGCCAGATGAAGGAGCAGAGAAAGGGGTGGAAATTGACAATGTCGTGGTGGATGAAATGGAAGACACTGCTGATGAATCTGTTCCTGTGGAAGAGAAAGACACAGCTGGAGAGGACTCCCGGGAGTCAGGTGGATGA
- the LOC102907339 gene encoding uncharacterized protein LOC102907339 isoform X2, translating to MSVEKEVPFKASHPSAKVRSKQFRGPRGRSKARARGARSKAKAHVHRRSPPEPLCKKAPVREKEKVWAPWNGLVVIGKRVELLDRNLQKSKLWDPKLESENWKLEVVGKKISKERSTQRVDTKLPSNGGRTSQAPASLEEDSSEIWRQQENRLKTGSVSKSAEMTESEERMKSKDKLRTSGGDLRSRGDQLRQSEELETSGENLMHKREKRLSSGEKRRSVVEKTDSKEKRGSIRKKASDSGEKRGSIREKASDSGEKRGSIREKASDSGEKRGSIREKASDSGEKRGSIREKASDSGEKRGSIRKKASDSGEKRGSLREKVSDSGEKRGSLREKASDSGEKRGSLREKASDSGEKRGSLREKASDSGEKRGSLREKASDSGEKRGSLREKASDSGEKRGSLREKASDSGEKRGSLREKASDSGEKRGSLREKASDSGEKRGSLREKVSDSGEKRGSLREKVRSSDEKRLSREKLRSSGEKLRTGKNLRSTEDKVESNIEKVQSSEMKLEEPSLTRSGSAEEHSLTGSTTEEAPERVINVTGDESMMENMSQEMQIPSESVEGPDEGAEKGVEIDNVVVDEMEDTADESVPVEEKDTAGEDSRESGG from the exons ATGTCTGTGGAGAAAGAGGTTCCGTTCAAGGCTTCACACCCGAGCGCCAAAGTGCGGAGTAAGCAGTTTAGGGGCCCGCGGGGACGCAGTAAGGCCCGGGCACGGGGCGCTCGGAGCAAGGCCAAGGCCCACGTCCACAGGCGATCGCCACCAGAGCCGCTCTGCAAGAAGGCGCCAGTACGAGAGAAGGAGAAGGTGTGGGCGCCCTGGAACGGGCTCGTCGTGATTGGAAAGAGAGTGGAACTCTTGGACAGAAACCTGCAAAAGTCCAAACTGTGGGACCCCAAGTTGGAATCTGAGAACTGGAAGCTGGAAGTTGTGGGGAAGAAGATCTCGAAAGAGAGATCGACACAGAGGGTGGACACAAAGCTCCCGAGCAATGGAGGAAGGACATCACAGGCTCCAGCAAGTCTGGAGGAGGACAGCTCAGAGATTTGGAGACAGCAAGAGAACAGACTCAAAACCGGGTCTGTATCGAAGAGTGCAGAGATGACAGAGTCTGAAGAAAGGATGAAGTCTAAGGACAAGTTGAGGACCAGTGGAGGGGACTTGAGGTCCAGAGGGGATCAACTGAGGCAGAGTGAGGAGTTGGAGACAAGTGGAGAGAACTTGATGCACAAGAGAGAGAAACGGCTTTCCTCAGGAGAGAAGCGGAGgtctgttgtagagaaaacagacAGTAAAGAGAAACGGGGGTCCATCAGAAAGAAGGCCTCCGACAGTGGAGAGAAACGGGGTTCCATCAGAGAGAAGGCCTCCGACAGTGGAGAGAAACGGGGTTCCATCAGAGAGAAGGCCTCCGACAGCGGAGAGAAACGGGGTTCCATCAGAGAGAAGGCGTCGGACAGCGGAGAGAAACGGGGTTCCATCAGAGAGAAGGCCTCCGACAGTGGAGAGAAACGGGGGTCCATCAGAAAGAAGGCCTCAGACAGTGGAGAAAAACGGGGGTCCCTCAGAGAGAAGGTGTCGGACAGCGGAGAGAAACGAGGGTCCCTCAGAGAGAAG GCCTCAGACAGTGGAGAGAAACGGGGATCCCTCAGAGAGAAGGCCTCCGACAGTGGAGAGAAACGGGGGTCCCTCAGAGAGAAGGCCTCCGACAGTGGAGAGAAACGGGGGTCCCTCAGAGAGAAGGCCTCCGACAGTGGAGAGAAACGGGGGTCCCTCAGAGAGAAGGCCTCCGACAGTGGAGAGAAACGGGGATCCCTCAGAGAGAAGGCCTCCGACAGTGGAGAGAAACGGGGGTCCCTCAGAGAGAAGGCCTCCGACAGTGGAGAGAAACGGGGGTCCCTCAGAGAGAAGGCCTCCGACAGTGGAGAGAAACGGGGATCCCTCAGAGAGAAGGTCTCAGACAGTGGAGAGAAACGGGGATCCCTCAGAGAGAAGGTGAGGTCAAGTGATGAAAAGAGGTTGAGCAGAGAGAAATTAAGGTCCAGTGGAGAGAAGCTAAGGACTGGTAAAAATTTGAGATCCACCGAAGATAAAGTGGAGTCAAATATTGAGAAAGTACAATCCAGCGAGATGAAACTGGAAGAGCCATCACTAACCAGAAGTGGAAGTGCGGAAGAGCATTCACTAACCGGAAGTACAACCGAAGAGGCTCCTGAAAGAGTGATAAATGTTACTGGTGATGAAAGTATGATGGAAAATATGAGTCAGGAAATGCAAATTCCTTCTGAAAGTGTAGAAGGGCCAGATGAAGGAGCAGAGAAAGGGGTGGAAATTGACAATGTCGTGGTGGATGAAATGGAAGACACTGCTGATGAATCTGTTCCTGTGGAAGAGAAAGACACAGCTGGAGAGGACTCCCGGGAGTCAGGTGGATGA